A section of the Bradyrhizobium oligotrophicum S58 genome encodes:
- a CDS encoding isochorismatase family protein, protein MSSRDLFGVTEADPPVLVCADLQCEYLAEGRKHLIADGDVIMARCRQLIALWRDNLWPVIHLKRIAQAAWFNPASNLTNWLDDFKPRPGELAFEHPLPSAYSSARFAEYMSNMRSMRCVLLGFSLDETVLSTVVDGFHRSHRYQVIADAVACRQACVGDVASYKLVVTKVISNFAGVLDSAELIGASGRLAV, encoded by the coding sequence ATGTCGAGCCGCGATCTGTTCGGTGTGACCGAGGCGGATCCGCCGGTTCTGGTGTGCGCGGATCTGCAGTGCGAATATCTCGCGGAAGGGCGCAAGCACCTGATCGCCGATGGCGACGTCATCATGGCACGGTGCCGGCAGTTGATCGCGCTCTGGCGCGACAATCTCTGGCCGGTCATCCATCTCAAGCGGATCGCGCAGGCGGCCTGGTTCAATCCGGCCTCGAACCTGACCAACTGGCTCGACGACTTCAAACCCAGGCCGGGTGAGCTCGCGTTCGAGCACCCGCTGCCGTCGGCCTACAGCTCGGCGCGGTTTGCCGAGTACATGTCGAACATGCGCAGCATGCGTTGCGTCCTGCTCGGCTTCTCGCTCGACGAGACGGTCCTCTCCACGGTCGTCGACGGCTTCCACCGCAGCCACCGTTATCAGGTGATCGCCGATGCGGTGGCCTGCCGCCAGGCCTGCGTCGGCGACGTCGCCTCCTACAAGCTGGTCGTCACCAAGGTGATCAGCAATTTCGCCGGTGTTCTCGACAGCGCTGAGCTTATTGGTGCCAGCGGCCGGCTCGCGGTGTGA
- a CDS encoding GNAT family N-acetyltransferase — protein MQGISSARAAKSNPRAITVRIARDPNDLMLVTAIRSAVYLTEQDCPMEEEFDGNDLVAAHFIGFVGREPAGCVRVRFFGDFAKVERLAVRHQYRRSRLSFKLVREALDYCRRKGFKKAYGHAQDRLIDFWAHFGAKPLGHNRKLTFSDFSYTEMVLDLAPCDDAITLDSDPYLIIRPEGDWDRPGVLDLSAGRPASSPLRDFAAARP, from the coding sequence ATGCAGGGCATTAGTTCGGCCAGAGCGGCAAAATCGAATCCACGCGCGATCACGGTGCGCATCGCGCGCGATCCGAACGATCTCATGCTCGTCACTGCGATCCGGTCGGCAGTCTATCTCACCGAGCAGGACTGCCCGATGGAGGAAGAGTTCGACGGCAACGATCTGGTTGCGGCGCACTTCATCGGATTTGTCGGCAGGGAACCGGCAGGATGCGTGCGCGTGCGCTTCTTCGGCGACTTCGCCAAGGTCGAGCGGCTTGCCGTGCGCCATCAATATCGGCGCTCGCGGCTGTCGTTCAAGCTGGTCCGCGAGGCGCTCGATTATTGCCGCCGCAAGGGCTTCAAGAAGGCGTACGGTCATGCCCAGGATCGCCTGATCGACTTCTGGGCGCATTTCGGCGCGAAGCCGCTGGGTCACAATCGCAAGCTCACCTTCTCCGATTTCTCCTATACCGAGATGGTGCTGGACCTCGCGCCGTGCGACGACGCGATCACGCTGGACAGCGATCCCTATCTGATCATCCGTCCCGAAGGCGATTGGGATCGGCCGGGTGTGCTCGATCTCTCTGCCGGCCGGCCGGCGTCCTCGCCGCTGCGTGACTTCGCTGCAGCGAGACCGTGA